The following proteins are encoded in a genomic region of Hydra vulgaris chromosome 05, alternate assembly HydraT2T_AEP:
- the LOC136080823 gene encoding uncharacterized protein LOC136080823, with the protein MDEEPNTSSGRKVKNEAKWKRNVVKEARVNGKEYIDYIGRTVPAITVGTDCRPLIDGLMVQTYKMSQVVDRIVEFPQNVCYPLGNVPIKRVKLQDIRKLMQYVPDEFSGFYDELMSWPTTDEMIGGEEEHDIQ; encoded by the exons ATGGATGAAGAACCTAATACTAGCAGTGGAAGAAAGGTTAAAAATGAGGCTAAGTGGAAAAGGAATGTTGTTAAAGAAGCTAGAGTGAATGGTAAAGAGTACATTGACTACATAGGAAGAACTGTACCTGCTATTACTGTTGGAACTGATTGCAG GCCACTCATTGATGGGCTGATGGTCCAAACTTACAAGATGTCCCAAGTCGTCGATCGCATCGTCGAGTTTCCGCAAAATGTGTGCTACCCATTGGGTAATGTTCCAATAAAAAGAGTGAAACTGCAGGATATTAGGAAGCTAATGCAATATGTTCCGGATGAGTTCAGTGGTTTTTATGATGAACTCATGAGCTGGCCAACAACCGACGAGATGATTGGCGGGGAAGAGGAACACGATATCCAGTGA